A region from the Bactrocera dorsalis isolate Fly_Bdor chromosome 1, ASM2337382v1, whole genome shotgun sequence genome encodes:
- the LOC125780365 gene encoding uncharacterized protein K02A2.6-like: MKQVKLKSCAGCGISHNREQCKFRKVICNKCAKKGHIAVVCMSNQSRSIRKSTTIPERKWNQNKQENEQYVSTMDAVNIVNGIIEVEANKKCINLEIFNKVIRFQLDSGATVSIINLKTYNILNRLKLQQCTKTLYAFGQQPIPILGELHTKAKCGNKQKSIAVIVANVENANNLFGLDLFKKFGFEITQIDNVVDKGEYIKQIEDLCNKYETVFDNTNAGVIKQFKASIRMQTTAIPKFYKSRQIPFAQMSKFREEADRLINTGIWKPVKFSNWASPIVLAPKPDGSMELDEDSKQIMVVNTPLGLFQYQRLPYGIASAPAIFQRYLEQLLNGIKGCGNYLDDIIITAPSLQEHVNRVEQVIKILEENGIKCKKEKCFFLKEEIEYLGRRVSAKGILPDYSGIQAVKQLKPPMNIAQLEAFIGKVNYYCNFIPNFSQLAAPLNKLRRKNVHFTWGLEQQQAFKALKLHIINATQLAHFNEQLPITLATDA; this comes from the exons ATGAAACAAGTGAAATTGAAGTCGTGCGCAGGTTGTGGCATTTCACACAATAGAGAACAATGCAAATTTCGTAAAGTGATATGTAATAAATGTGCCAAAAAGGGACACATTGCTGTAGTTTGTATGTCAAATCAGAGCAGAAGTATTAGAAAAAGCACAACGATTCCAGAGCGAAAATGGaatcaaaacaaacaagaaaatgaACAATATGTTAGTACCATGGATGCAGTGAACATTGTAAATGGCATAATAGAAgttgaagcaaataaaaagtgtatcaatttagaaatttttaacaaagtaATACGGTTTCAATTAGATTCGGGCGCAACCGTTTCAATAATCAATTTAAAGACGTATAACATATTGAATAGACTGAAATTACAACAGTGTACAAAAACATTATATGCATTTGGTCAGCAGCCTATTCCAATATTAGGTGAATTGCACACTAAAGCAAAGTGTGGAAATAAGCAAAAGAGTATTGCTGTAATAGTTGCAAATGTAGAAAATGCTAATAATCTATTTGGGCTagatttattcaaaaaattcggTTTTGAAATCACGCAAATTGATAACGTAGTTGATAAAGGTGAATACATCAAACAAATTGAAGATTTATGCAATAAATACGAAACAGTATTTGACAATACGAATGCTGGcgtgataaaacaatttaaagcaAGTATACGCATGCAGACCACTGCCataccaaaattttataaaagcagGCAAATACCATTCGCGCAAATGTCAAAATTCCGTGAGGAAGCAGATAGGCTTATTAATACCGGAATTTGGAAACCAGTTAAATTTAGTAACTGGGCGTCACCAATCGTCTTAGCACCAAAACCAGATGGGTCG ATGGAGTTGGATGAAGATTCCAAACAAATAATGGTAGTCAATACACCTTTAGGATTGTTCCAGTATCAACGACTTCCATATGGTATTGCCAGCGCACCCGCAATTTTTCAGCGTTATCTTGAACAACTCCTCAACGGTATAAAAGGATGTGGAAATTATTTGGATGACATTATTATAACCGCACCGTCATTACAAGAACATGTAAATCGAGTAGAACAAGTAATCAAAATTCTTGAAGAAAACGGTATCAAGTgcaaaaaggaaaaatgtttctttttgaagGAAGAAATTGAGTACTTGGGTAGAAGAGTAAGCGCTAAGGGAATCCTTCCAGACTATTCAGGAATTCAAGCAGTTAAGCAACTGAAACCACCTATGAATATAGCACAACTAGAAGCTTTTATAGGTAAAGTGAATTACTATTGCAATTTTATTCCGAATTTTTCTCAGTTAGCCGCTCCACTAAATAAGTTACGCCGCAAAAATGTACATTTTACATGGGGCTTAGAGCAGCAACAAGCTTTTAAAGCtcttaaattacatataattaatGCTACGCAGTTAGCACATTTCAATGAACAATTACCAATTACGCTAGCAACCGACGCCTAA